The Cryptomeria japonica chromosome 2, Sugi_1.0, whole genome shotgun sequence region AACTAATATTgtcttatttatgtaattattgtagTTTTAAAAAATTCAACATTTTACAAGATAATAAAAATTGTGGAGAACTATATTGAGCTCTCCTCATTCTTGTGATCGAGAATGCAGACGAATTGGATATCCCTTTGCCATactaggaaaaggaaagtatatGGCACTAGAAGCTTCTAGCAGCTCCCACCTATTCATTGTAGTcacacatttaaataaaaaataattagaaaaaaataaatttataagggTTATATGTTCATTAAAAACAAAAAGAATATATGAAGCTAACCTGAACTTAGTGACTAAGTTGTGAAGGAAGAGAGCAATTTCAAATCGAGCGAAATGATATCCTGGGCAAAGTCTAGCACCTTTACCAAATGGCATATACCAAGGATTTTGAGAAATCTCCTGCAATCAATTAATGATGAATAATAATTAGTTATGTACCAAAATCCATCCattaacttgttctatataaattagCATTTCACTCGCATCACATACATGGCCCTCGTTTTGCCAACGCCATGGGTTGAACTTGTGAGCTTCAAAATGATACTTCTCATCCAAATGTTGGGCACTTAAGAACACAAGCACTGCCCATCCTTTTGGAATAAGAAAATCTGCATTAACATAAAatcattaaattatatttaaagatACATGCACACAATATATATATGTAGGACCAATTATAAAAAATGAAATCATCACAAACCACCCAAAATACAAATATCCAATTAACTACCATTACCTAagaaattttgtaattttttttataaagtcaACTATTATTTAGATCATTCATAAAAGCGCATTAATCTAATAATACAGTGATGTTGATATCTATGTAATCCAATTATGACATGAATTTGAAAGTTATAAAAGAACTCTAAATTAAACCTTTGTATTCAATGTCTTCTTTTGGTTCTCTGAAAAGACACGGAGCAACACTAATCATACGAAGTGTTTCCTTTATAACCTACAATGATTATAAAAAcacaaattaaaaaaactaaaaatacatctaaagttgtttaatattatttttagatttgattacGTTAGAGTTTTTTATCACACCtcatccatcatcataataatagAAAACTAAAGGATAAGAAAATCGTTGATATAAAAACTCCAATATAATCGAATCCAAAAATAATAATGAATAGCAATATGAATTGTAGAAACTTCATGtcattaatatttaaaattagcGATAAATATTGCAATTGTTTATGGATTGGATTGTGTAGAGacttttttcatcaatttttggaATCATACTTAATGATCCATCATCACTATGAAAATAGAGAGtccaaagagaaaaaaaaaattacacaatcTAATGGCAAAACAATTGCAATATTCACTATGAATTATGAAAACTTGATATCATTAATTAATGACAAATTTAAAATGATGAAATAAATCGAAATATATTGTATGTATAATGTACTCACGCATTGAGTGAATTTCATTGACATATAATCATCCCACGTTAGCTTTTGTTCATCTTTACCTTTAGACTTTAAGATAGCATCATGTTCTTCCTGATCATTACCAAATCAAAAAAAATCGTTATTCCAAAAGTTTTCATACTAGAGATCATTATTTTCAACATTAGCAGTCTTTTTGGATTGCTGACTACTTTAATTTTTGAGCCTGACCGTAATCTCCTTCAATGCCTGCGGATTCTCAGTGAGAAACTTCACAGCAAATGCCATGGTAGTCGACGAAGTTTCGAACCCCGcaaagagcaaaaacaatataagaTCTGCAATGATCTCGTCTGAATAGATGCCTTCTCTCAAAAGCTTCGTCAAGAGATCGTTATGGTCCACTTCTGGATGTTCTCTTCTGTCCTCTATACACTCATAAATCTTTTTTATCAAAGTTTTCCTTGCCTGCAATGCAAAATGGAATCCATTATCACTATAACTTAGCAGCACTGCAAATTCTGAGCCAGAAAGGCAGAAGAATATATAAAAGAGAAATGAGAGGGGAAGGCTGAATTCAAGCTTTACAAAACGTACCTTAAATCCCCTGGCAAAAGTAGTTCCAGGAATATTGACGGGCAAGCAGAGCATCGCTCCAATGTATTCATCAAAAGCTTTATATATATCTTCCAATTCCTCAGCAGGGGGTAAATCCAGCAACTTTTTCCCCATTAAGTTCAGAACAAGCTGAAAGACAAAAAGATTCAAAGGAAAACAGAAatgagatgattaaaagaagtaTACAGCTATTTTAAAATTTCAAGGTTGCATTTTGCTTGCCTGATGGCACTTGTGCTGAAGAGGGATCTCTCTCTGTTTTTCCCATTTTTTCATGCCAGTGATAAACACATGCTGTATGTCTTCCTTGAAGTCAGAGTCCAGATTCTCATGCTTCAACAAATTCCCAGCAGTTCCATGGAGTTCTCTCTGTAGCTCTCCATGGACATTGATCAGACCATATTTGCCTATAAGTTTTACTGTAGAGCTCGGGTATTTGGCCTGAAACAATCTTCCCTCATTTTGCAGAACATATTTACTGAACTCTGGATCGACTGATACAATTGTCTTCGGTCTTCCAAACAAACTGCATCTGAAGATCGGTCCATACCTGTATGTATTTCAATATCACTAGTTAGATCTCAttgtcttcttcttttttttcccaCAGTTTTCAGTTAGAAACAAAAATAAGATAGCTATCCACTATACTTTCACTTTCACTTTATTAGTTAGAATTTGTGGATTTTAATTGGTcgcaaaacaatagctataaacaaTTAGTCCATATagaaataacaacaacaacaaaaaattatcaaaatttgatataCATTTAAGATCTATGATTGCCTGAAATTAACTATAATGATTACTGATACGCTTTTTCTATAAAACATCCGAAACCACCCAcattgaatattttcatgaactacACAGAATAGAACTCCAATCATAACTATGTAATGACATCTGTGAGACCATCAATCTATAAGACCAAGAACCATTGGCGAAACAACATCGATACAAATATTTTTCAATAGAAAAAATCATTATTAACCTGCTTTCATGTTCATCAATGAACTTTCGACGATGTTCTTCATGTGAAGAATTGATAGAGTTGAAGAAACTGATACTCTCACCAATTATGGGCCATCCAAATGAGCCTGGTGGTAGCCGTTTCTTTTTGTTCTCTTTTCTCCATATTACTTGTCTTCCTAATACAAACAAAATTGTTACTGATAAAATGCAAGTGAGAATCAGTGCAAACACCATTTTTTTCTCCATTTCCTTGTGTTTGGCATTTCCTCGCCCAACCTTATATTTATAAGCACACAAAATATAAAAAAGATTCCTAAATTTTGTCCCATGTCTTTTTCAGTGTTTACCTATAACTCTTACCAGCGGTCATGTTGCTGTGGGTCCCTCTTTACTTATATATTCCTTTTTAAATCTATATATTGGACCATTTTTCTTttgttaatattattatttgtataaatgtttaaaaaaaaattgaacattatATTAACAATATATTAATCAAAACATAGGTGAAACTATAAGTATCAAACCATATAATGAAGTTATTTgatgaatttaatattttatttttagacGAGAGTAAATTCAAAACTCTCCAAATaatcattaaaaataataaaaacaaatgtTCATGTaccaaataaaaatttatttttccaatttgtCATATTTGAAATCTCAACATTTAACATAGCATAATAAGAATATTTCTAATCACACGtgtactaatttatttataaaataaataaatattcatgcaCCAAACGtgtactaatttatttataaaataaataaatattcatgcaCCAAACCTTCATCAAGATGGGTTGAGTCAAGAAAGTCCCATAACCACCAACCACATTGCCGCAACCAACTACCAAGCTAAAATGACACTAATGCCTATCCACCTTCGCACTCTTGACTTATAACTCTAACTAAAGCTGCCGAAAAGGTTGTTGTGGGTCCCGCTTTACTAAAATCACGGGGAAGGTTGttgttaaattatataaatatatggtACAGGTTGTGgactttttattttcaatttccatACATTTTACAAATATGTGATATGGAGttttcaatgataaaataatgtatttttatattaaattatataaaaatataatacatACATGAAAGAtatgaatgaaatcaaattttCAAGGACTAATTCACAAGAGAAAAAAAattccaaggataccacttccaatctttccaccaaggtctgacagactgaatgccaagcttatgtaacaaatGTGAGGGTAAGGCCAAGACCAGAAGGTCATTAGTCTGTCGATCTGGTCTAGACAAACGAAACTGGACCTGGAGGTCATCCCATGACCGAAGGCTCATAGAAGCTCTGGAAAACAAATGCTTAGGTGTTCTAATGCCGTGTTTGTGAAAATGTAGAGCACTAACACCCTGGATTTTGGCCAATGGTAACCCTTCTTGAAAATGTCTCCATTCTTgaaaacactaatacatttggcctcaaattccaaCAAAGGTTTCCAATAGACAAGGCaaattgtgatcaaatttgattttttttacaaaaatgcccgagttcgtcggaattccaacgaactcgggcatttttgtaaaaaaaatccggaattccgacgaactcaggcatttttgtaaaaaaaatcaaatttgatcacaatatgccttgtccgTCGAAAACCTTCATTGGAACCTTTTGAAGCTATTAATATGCATAGAAGCTTGTGATTGGGGTAGCACATGTCGACGAAATCCATCAGCAGGACTTACACTAGCggcgaagggaacatttggtcttgccgatagccgatgaggctatcggtaagacatacacTGATGTAGACCTGACGTATCAGAGGGAGTTACACCAATGAGAAAGTCATTCACATCGCCAAAACAACTTTCTAGTTATCCCGATGCCCGATGAAATCATCGGAGAGACATACCCCGAAAAAAACTATATCAAGGAATGAAGGAGTAAGTTACACCAATGGCGCCAAAGAGAGAAATTACATCGGGGAGACCTAAGCCAATGAGTCGTTATTATATCAGATTTTAAAAGTGAGCAAAGTGTTCCTATTTAATGCTCACAATAGGCTCGCACGAAGCAAATAAAGAGAATGCTAATCATTCTGAATTGAACACTGAATGCAATTGATTGAAGTTTCTTAGCTTTGAGTCCTTTTGGTAGGCAGAGTTAATTAGTAGAGATTGGAGCTTTTAGACTAGGAAGATAAGGGTTTTTAGTTGCAGAGATGGAAGCACCTAGCTCGACAGGAAGAAAGAGGCTGACACAGAATACAAAATCAAAGGCTAAAAGGCCCAAGATAGGGGAGGATGTCCCTACAAGAAAATTGAATCAGGACACGATAGACCAAATGCAAGCACCCGGGCCAAAATCCAGGAGGTCAAAGCAACATTTGTCCGGAAGGGACCAATTGGAGGATAAGTACAAGAATGTTGGGGACTTCTGGACAAAGGTGAGGGGCTATGAGCTATTCCTATTTCATGATTTAAGAAGGAATAAGGAAATACCCCTCTGCAACCCATGTTCAACTAACTTAGGAAAGCTAATTGTTcctaatgtttttgtaaatttgaaagttttgGAGATCTTGGTTAGAAATTATGACTTAGTGGGAAGATGTATTCAGGGCCCAGGCGGGGATGCATTCATAAGGTTTTCTGAAGGTACTATTAATGAAGTGTTCAATCTAGCTAGAGACTGGTTTTGACATGCCACTGTCTtttggagaattggaagaagaatacagaCGAATGGATACTGCATATTTGGGATGGAAGTTGGCCATTCATAGGAAAGAGCTAGGGATGCTTACAGAACAGGATGGACCACCTTTGAACATTGAACTTTTTAGACACTATTTGTAATATACTTACATGTCTTGCGGGAAATTGGGAGGTGTAGAGGTTCTTGATTTAATGAACATTGGACCTATGGTCTTGGCCTCTAATATTCAGATGTATGAACCCAGGCCTTTCGATTATGCTTCCTACTTGGTAAATAAACTACATGAGGGTTTTCTCGATCTCCAAGCAAATCCAAGCCCTcatttcaaattatattcattgttgatgcacatTGTGTTGTTTTACGGACGATTTCGGGGAATGTGGCCCAAAGAACTAATTTTGCATACTAGAAACAAAGAAGGTGAAGAACAAACAATCCAATTATGGACTTCCGTTTGGGACTCTCATTTCATGAGGTCCAATTATATtaaatttgaggaatggatagttaagcctatttgcagAATATACAGTGTCCCATGTGATTATTCTATTTCAGATGAAATCAAAGCTTTTTTGAGACCAAAAGAATTTGATAGCAAAAAGATAGTagaccataattggggtgattggtttgtAGACAAAGACTTCACATGCTTTCGAATTTATGGGTTCGAAGGAGCCCCATATATGCTGCCAAAGTGTGTTCCTAACAGAATTGCCTATTTGGAAATCATGAGGCAGTTGAGCATTTCCAATGCAAAACACTTTGGAGATCTGCGTAAGCAATCTTTTCTACTTGGtactcttagttttggggattttacaattgtttcTACAAAAGCCTATGAAATTATTGATAGAAAGTTGATAGAAGAATATAATTTGTTTGAGCACTTTTCAAGAAAAAACTATGACCGAGAGGGGTATATTCATTCCtgcaaaaagaagaaaaatttgggCGATTATCCTCATATTGGTTTGGAGGCAGAGGATGTATTTAGAAACATGAAGGAAGTGGAAGCCCAAGTTGTCATCGATGATTTAAACAGACAATTGGAAGAAAGAAGGCAAAAGCTAAGGGAGATGGActctgaggaagaagaagaaactgtAGAAAATGAGTCTGAGGATGTTGAGGTTGTTTCCAGGTCACAAGCAAAGGAAGTAGAACATACACAAAATGAGGATGATCAAATTGTGGCAACATTGCAAATTAACCAAGATGTGAGGTTGGAGGAGCATACTGATTTTGTGTCTGATGATGTATTtgttaaatcaaaataatttaaaacatttcTTTATAATTTTAAAGGTAAAAGGCTGAGAGAGTCAATCCCTAATGTGACCCCTAAAAAATGAGGTTGAATTGGTAACGAGGTTAAGAGCAAATATTGATGCAGAATTGTCAACAAtgactcctcaaaagggaaaacaaTTATTAGCAGAGGTTGGAATAATAATTTTTCCAGGATGGGATATGAGGGCCTCATTTATCTTTGATAGTTTACTTCATTCTAAAAATAAAGAtttcaaattggatattcagggagtGAATTATGTTTTCATTGGTTCTAGATTTGACCAAGATGAAGAATCTTTGTTGTTGTGGGCTTTGTACCCACCAAACAAAAGGCTAAAaatcattgatgttgacaaggcaTTCGGTCACATGATGAAGTTAAAAGTTTGTGAGATTGATCTTATCGTCTCTGCAAACATTGGAGTGAATATTTCAAAGTTTAATAGAGCATAGGTAGCAAGAGTGGTCCGAGAGAGAGATCAATACAAAGATATGTACAAAGAAGTCCTCAGAAGAGGTGGTCAGACTATTCCCTTGTTGCCTTCCCCAGACAGctcaagatggaagaagaaatgtgaaGAATTACAGTAGGAGAATCAAAGGAttctcaaacaaatgcaaaatgtTAGATATGATATTGCTTCCTTGTTattaaataaaagatttgaaaaattaaaGGGTTATCTAGAGGAGTTCTAGACTATTTTCcaaaagaacatggacaatatTGTGTCCCACAATAGGATCAAGAACAGGTTGGGTGTGAAGCTACATGAGAAAACTTCGGAAGGAATAGatgcaaaagagattgataaaatcaacaGGCTCCTAGAAAA contains the following coding sequences:
- the LOC131067707 gene encoding cytochrome P450 720B2 isoform X2, which encodes MEKKMVFALILTCILSVTILFVLGRQVIWRKENKKKRLPPGSFGWPIIGESISFFNSINSSHEEHRRKFIDEHESRYGPIFRCSLFGRPKTIVSVDPEFSKYVLQNEGRLFQAKYPSSTVKLIGKYGLINVHGELQRELHGTAGNLLKHENLDSDFKEDIQHVFITGMKKWEKQREIPLQHKCHQLVLNLMGKKLLDLPPAEELEDIYKAFDEYIGAMLCLPVNIPGTTFARGFKARKTLIKKIYECIEDRREHPEVDHNDLLTKLLREGIYSDEIIADLILFLLFAGFETSSTTMAFAVKFLTENPQALKEITEEHDAILKSKGKDEQKLTWDDYMSMKFTQCVIKETLRMISVAPCLFREPKEDIEYKDFLIPKGWAVLVFLSAQHLDEKYHFEAHKFNPWRWQNEGHEISQNPWYMPFGKGARLCPGYHFARFEIALFLHNLVTKFRLELQPSVDQENRDLQRPFLIA
- the LOC131067707 gene encoding cytochrome P450 720B2 isoform X1, with product MEKKMVFALILTCILSVTILFVLGRQVIWRKENKKKRLPPGSFGWPIIGESISFFNSINSSHEEHRRKFIDEHESRYGPIFRCSLFGRPKTIVSVDPEFSKYVLQNEGRLFQAKYPSSTVKLIGKYGLINVHGELQRELHGTAGNLLKHENLDSDFKEDIQHVFITGMKKWEKQREIPLQHKCHQLVLNLMGKKLLDLPPAEELEDIYKAFDEYIGAMLCLPVNIPGTTFARGFKARKTLIKKIYECIEDRREHPEVDHNDLLTKLLREGIYSDEIIADLILFLLFAGFETSSTTMAFAVKFLTENPQALKEITEEHDAILKSKGKDEQKLTWDDYMSMKFTQCVIKETLRMISVAPCLFREPKEDIEYKDFLIPKGWAVLVFLSAQHLDEKYHFEAHKFNPWRWQNEGHEISQNPWYMPFGKGARLCPGYHFARFEIALFLHNLVTKFRWELLEASSAIYFPFPSMAKGYPIRLHSRSQE